The window CCCGAAACTGGCTGAGATTGAAGACGACGATTCAGTGGAAGGGCTTTTGGTTCTCTTAAATACTTCCGGCGGTGACGTGGACGCAGGCCTGGCTATTGCTGAGATGATCGCTTCTTTGAGCGTCCCAACTGTATCCCTGGTTCTTGGAGGAAGTCATTCCATTGGAGTTCCACTGGCAGTCTGCACGGATTATTCTTTCATCGTGCCCACCGGAACCATGATGATACACCCGGTAAGAATGACGGGAATGGTAATCGGCGCTTCCCAGACTTATGAATATTTTGAAATGATACAGGACCGGATTTTAAGCTTTGTTTCCAATCACGCAGAGATTGCCTACGATCAGTTGAAGCGCCTTATGCTGAATACGGAAATGCTCACCAGAGACTTAGGCACCGTTCTCGTGGGCGAGGAAACCGTAAAAGAAGGCCTGATCAACGAGGTAGGCGGAATAAAGGATGCTTTGAAAAAATTATATGAACTGATGGAAACTGCTTCCCGTTAATCGTTGCAATTCTCCCGATTTTTTTGTATACTGTTACCAACGGATAGAAGGGGGAAGTATTGTGCCTGAGACAACGAAGAAACGTACAACAGCAAAAAAAGGAAAAAACGGGAGAACAAGAAACTCCGGCGCCAAAAAAAATGTGATTTTGCCGGAACCGGAATTTATCCATTCAGAAGTAGTGATCATTATGTCATTTTTGGCTGCGTCCATTCTGTTTTTAAGTAACTTTCACTTGTGCGGCGTGGTAGGGGATTTTCTGCGGAGCATACAGCTTGGCATATTCGGAAGTGTGGGATATATAGCGCCTGTGCTGCTGTTTGCAGGAACGGCGTTTTACATTTCCAATCAGGGAAATCCCAGGGCAGCTTTTAAACTGGCGTCTTTTATTCTGGCGCTGGTTTCTTTGTGTGGATTTTTACAGCTCCTTTTTGGCGGAAAAGCCGGTGAGGGAGCTGGACTTGCCGACATTTATTTTGAAGCCTCTGTCAGCGGAAGGGGGGGCGGTATTATAGGCGGTCTCCTGGCCGGAGGTCTCACCTCCATTATCGGCGTTGTAGGAGCCTATCTGGTAATAGGGGTCCTTCTTGTCATATCTGCAGTATGCATTACGGAAAAGTCTTTTGTAGATATTGTGAAAAAGGGAAGCGGAAAGGCGTACCGTCATGCCAAGGAAAATGTGGATATGCATATGGAGCTCCATGCAAAGCGCCAGGAAGCCCGCAGGCAGCTTTGGGAAGAGCAAAAGCTTCGTGGAGTCAATTTAGACGCCACAAAGCTGGAGGCGGCCCAGGAAGAAAATTATCCGGAACCGGCTGAGGAAATTTCCAATGATCTTGGGGAGGATATTATGGCCCAGGCAGACCGGCTGTCTGCCCTTACCGCTGTAGAAACCGCCGAACCTAATCCGGCGGATATTTTCCGGGGCAGTATTTCGCCGGTCGTGGAGAATGAAGAGGATATCGTTCCCTTTGATCCTGACGGAGGGACTGGGGCTTTTGGAGAGGCTCTGGAAGAATCTTCCATATATATGAAGAAAGAGATGAGAACCTTAAAGGAAATGGAGGTTGTGGAAGAGGATGTCTATCCTGTTGAGGAAAATGACACCTTTTCCATTCCCCAGGAACCAAAGCAGGTGGTCACTGCTTCCGGAAAGATCATAGAGACAGATACGGAAGCCCTTCAGAAAAAACTGGAAAAGAAACGGGAAGGGGCATCAAAGGAAGACGGTTTAAGCGTCAGCCAGGAAATCAGGCAAAAGCAGGAGACCGTAAAGGTGGAATATAAATTTCCGCCCCTCTCCCTCCTTAAAAAAGGGAAAACGTCGGTTTTTTCCGACAGAGAATACAAGGATACCGCTATCAAGCTTCAAAGGACCCTTCAGAATTTCGGTGTAGGGGTTACGGTAACCAATATAAGCTGCGGACCTTCTGTAACCAGGTATGAGTTGCATCCGGAGCAGGGAGTAAAGGTCAGCAAGATCGTAAGTCTGGCAGATGATATTAAATTGAGCTTAGCGGCTGCGGATATCCGTATTGAAGCCCCCATACCCGGAAAATCGGCGGTGGGAATCGAGGTTCCCAATAAAGAAAACCAAATGGTATACTTACGGGATATTCTGGAGGCAGACGGTTTTCAGAAACATTCCTCTAAAATTGCCTTTGCGGTGGGCAAGGACATCGGCGGGCAGGTGGTTGTCACGGACATTGCAAAGATGCCCCACCTTCTGATCGCCGGGGCTACTGGTTCCGGTAAATCCGTGTGCATCAACACCCTGATCATGAGCATCATCTTTAAGGCTGACCCTGAGGATGTGAAGCTGATCATGGTGGATCCCAAGGTTGTGGAGCTGAGCGTTTATAATGGTATTCCTCATTTGCTCCTCCCAGTGGTCACTGACCCGAAAAAGGCTTCCGGTGCCCTTAACTGGGCGGTGGCGGAGATGACGGACCGCTATAATAAGTTTGCCCAGTACAATGTCAGGGAAATCAAAGGATATAACGAAAAGGTGGAAAGCATAAAGGACATTGAGGATGAGGATAAGCCGAAGAAAATGCCACAGATCGTCATCATCATTGACGAGCTTGCGGATTTGATGATGGTTGCCCCTGGAGAGGTGGAGGATTCCATCTGCCGCCTGGCCCAGCTTGCCAGAGCGGCTGGCATTCACTTAGTTATTGCCACCCAGCGTCCTTCGGTCAATGTCATCACAGGACTGATCAAGGCCAATGTTCCATCCAGGGTGGCCTTTGCGGTTTCTTCCGGCGTGGATTCCAGGACCATCATTGATATGAACGGTGCGGAAAAGCTTCTTGGTAAAGGTGATATGCTGTTTTATCCGGCAGGCTATCCAAAGCCAATGCGGGTTCAGGGCGCTTTTGTATCAGATTCCGAAGTCTCAAAGGTGGTGGATTTCTTAACAGAGCAGGGAATGACCCCTGATTATAATCCGGAAGTGGAAAGCATGATCACTTCAGCACCTGTAGGCGGAGAGACCAAAGGCGGCGGAAATGACCGGGATGAATATTTTGTCCAGGCCGGGAAATTTATCATTGAAAAGGACAAAGCATCCATTGGTATGCTCCAGAGAATGTTTAAAATAGGCTTTAACCGGGCGGCCCGTATCATGGACCAGCTGGCAGAAGCCGGTGTAGTGGGGGAAGAGGAAGGTACCAAGCCCCGTAAGGTATTGATGAGCCTGGAGGAATTTGATGAAATGCTTTCCCAGGGTTATTAAATAAAGCTGTATCATTTACATAGAAGGAGGACTGGGAAATGAGAACAGATATTGAAATCGCGCAGGAGGCAGCAATGCTGCCTATTAAGGATGTGGCTGCTTCCTATGGGATCAGTGAAGATGAACTGGAGCTTTACGGGAAATATAAGGCAAAGCTGACTGACGAGCTATGGGACCGGATAAAGGACCGTACTGACGGCAAGCTGGTTCTGGTGACCGCCATCAACCCCACTCCGGCAGGAGAAGGGAAAACTACAACTACCGTTGGTCTTGGACAGGCATTAGGGAAAATGGGAAAGAATGCCATGATCGCTCTCAGGGAACCTTCCCTCGGACCATGCTTTGGTATCAAGGGCGGAGCGGCAGGGGGCGGCTATGCCCAGGTTGTGCCGATGGAAGACTTAAATCTTCATTTTACCGGTGATTTTCATGCCATAACTTCGGCAAACAACCTACTTGCAGCCCTGTTAGACAATCATATCCACCAGGGTAACACTCTTGGAATCGACACCCGCCAGATTCTCTGGAAGCGTTGCCTTGACATGAATGACCGCGCCCTTAGAAATATTGTGGTCGGCCTTGGTTCCAAGGCGGAAGGTTTTGTGAGGGAAGATCATTTCGTGATCACGGTGGCATCGGAGATCATGGCGATCCTTTGTCTTGCAAATGACATGGAAGATTTAAAAGAACGGCTGGGAAGAATTATTGTAGCATATAATTATGCTGGGGAGCCTGTGACTGCCTCCCAGTTAAATGCAGTAGGAGCTATGGCTGCTTTATTAAAGGATGCCTTAAAGCCAAATCTGATACAGACTCTGGAACATACCGGCGCAATCGTTCACGGCGGCCCCTTTGCAAACATTGCCCACGGCTGCAACAGCGTACGTGCCACAAAGACGGCCTTAAAGCTGGCCGATATCGTTGTGACGGAGGCAGGGTTTGGCGCTGACTTAGGCGCAGAAAAATTCCTGGATATCAAATGCAGGAAGGCAGGATTAAAGCCGGATGCCATTGTGCTGGTTGCAACGGTGAGGGCTCTTAAATACAACGGCGGAGTGCCAAAGGACCAGTTAAAGGAAGAGAACTTAGATGCCCTTGAAAAAGGTATTGTCAATCTGGAAAAGCACATTGAAAATATGACGAAATACGGAGTTCCGGTCATCGTTACCCTGAATTCCTTTATCACCGACACAGAGGCAGAATACCGGTTTGTAAAGAAGTTCTGCGAAGAGAGAGGCTGTGAATTCGCCTTATCCCAGGTGTGGGAAAAAGGCGGAGAGGGCGGTACAGAGCTGGCGGAGAAAGTTCTTTATACCCTGGAAAATAAGGAAAGCAGCTTTGCTCCCCTTTATCCTGATGAAATGGGACTGGAAGATAAGGTGGCCGCAGTTGCAAGGGAAATCTACGGTGCAAATGGGGTGTCCTATGCTCCGGCGGCTTTAAAAGCCATCAGAAAATTTGAAGAAATGGGCTTTGGCAGCCTTCCTGTCTGCATGGCAAAGACCCAGTATTCCTTATCCGATGACCAGACAAAGCTTGGACGGCCGGAAGGCTTTGACATTACCGTGCGGGATGCTTACGTATCCGCAGGAGCCGGCTTTGTGGTCATTTTAACCGGAGCCATCATGACCATGCCAGGCCTTCCAAAGAAGCCGGCCGCAGATAATATTGACGTAAATGAAGATGGAGTAATCACCGGATTATTCTGATTGGGAGGTTTTATGAAGTTTAAAGAATGGCTAAAAGACTTAACATATGAGGTAATACAGGGAAGCCTTGACGTAGACGCAGAGGATGTGATTTATGACTCCAGAAAAGCCCGGAAGGGAGTTGTATTCGTCTGTATGAAGGGTACAAGAACCGACTCCCATGATTTTATCCCGGACGTGGTGGCTGCAGGGACGGAGATCCTTGTATTAGAACGAAGGACAGAGATCCCGGATGGCGTAACCGCTGTCCTTGTACATAATGCAAGAGAAGCCCTGGCTCTTCTTGCGGCAGCCAGATTCGGTTATCCTGCAGAAAAGATGGTGACCATCGGCGTGACAGGAACCAAGGGAAAGACCACCACCACCCACATGATCAAAACGATTCTGGAGGCCTGCGGAAAGAAAGTGGGAATGATCGGAACCACAGGTATTGTCATCGGCCAGGAAGTAACGCCTACGGTGAATACCACCCCCGAGTCTTATGAGCTTCACCAGGCTTTCAGCCGTATGGCAGAGGCCGGCTGTGAATACATGGTGATGGAAGTTTCCTCCCAGGCCTTTAAGATGCACCGGGTAGACGGGATCCGTTTTGATTATGGACTGTTTACCAATATTTCTCCTGATCATATCGGGCCGGATGAGCATAAGGATTTTGAAGAATATCTTTATTATAAATCCCGTATCTTTTCCTGCTGTAAAGTGGGAATCATGAACGGCGATGATGACCATTGGGAGGAAGTAATAAAGGATGCCTCCTGCAGGCTCTATTCCTTTTCCATGGAGAAAAAGGATACAGATTTTAAGGCAGAGGCTATCCGATATATCGCCCAGCCGGATTTTGTCGGACTGGAATTTGACATCAAAGGGATCTGCGAGCTTTCTGTACGGGTGAATATTCCGGGCCGGTTTAATGTTGCCAATGCCCTGGCTGCAGTCAGCGTTTTAAGCTTTTTAGGGCTGCCCAAGGAGAATATCTGCCATGGTCTGGAACATTTAAATGTAAACGGGCGTATGGAAATCGTATATGCTTCTGAAAAATGCACGGTGATCGTGGATTATGCCCATAATGCCGTCAGCATGGAAAGCCTGCTTTCAACTCTCAGGGATTATCACCCCAAACGCCTTGTCTGTGTATTTGGCTGCGGCGGAAACCGTTCCAAAGACCGGCGCATTTCCATGGGAGACAGCGCGGGACGTCTGGCGGATTTTACCATCATCACTGCGGATAATTCCAGGTACGAAAAAACAGAAGATATCATCGCAGATATCAGGGGAAGTCTTGAAAAGACCGGAGGGAAATTCATGGAAATTCCGGACCGGAGAGAAGCGATCTGCTACAGCATCACTCATGCCCAGCCAGGCGATATGATTGCCATCATTGGAAAGGGACATGAGGATTACCAGGAAATGAACGGGGTCCGCTACCACTTTTCAGACAGGGAAGAGGTTTTAAAAGCGGTGGATTCCCAGCTTTCAAAGGAAGCTTAAAAAGGAAGGCAGCGATCATAAAGAAAATGCCGGAAGCCGTAAGAAAATGCGGCTTTCGGCATTTCCACGGTAGATGACAGATGAAAGGAATGTACGCCGGAGGCGAACATGGAACGGAGGAAGTAATGGTGAATATGAGGGTAAAGGAAATACTTTCAGCCACAGGCGGAAGACTTCTTTGCGGAAGTGAGGATACGGTTCTGGAACATATTAGCATTGATTCCAGGACAATGAAGGGGAATGATCTGTTTGTCCCCATCATCGGGGAAAGACAGGATGCCCACCGTTTTATTGAGCAGGCTTTTGATAACGGGGCTGCTGCGGTCCTTACCAGCCGGCATGATGCCATGGACTCGGCCAGACCGTGGATCAGAGTGGAAGATACGAAAAAGGCTCTTCAGGCCATTGGCAGCTATTACAGAGACCGTCTGAGCCTTCCCCTGGTCGGCATTACAGGAAGCGTGGGAAAGACCACCACAAGAGAGATGGTGGCCTGCGCTTTGTCTGCACGTTATTCTGTCTATAAGACCCCTGGAAATCATAACAGCCAGGTAGGAGTACCCATCACCATATCGGAAATATCTCCAGAGGATGAAATCGGAGTCATTGAGCTGGGGATGAGTGAGCCGCGAGAACTGACTGTTATTGCAAAGATTGCAAAGATCCAGATGGCTGTGATCACCAACATCGGAGTGACTCATATTGAGCAGCTTGGTTCCCAGGAAAACATTTACAGGGAAAAGCTGACCATTCAGGATGGGTTGGAAAAAGGCGGAATCCTTTTTTTAAACGGGGATGACCGGCTTTTAAAGGCAACAGAGGCAAAAGAAGGCTGTAAGACCATCTATTACGGAACCGGGGAAAATTGCGATTACAGGGCTTTGGATGTTCATTTGGAAGAGGGCTTTCCGGCCTTTACTGCAGCTTTCGGCCCCAATAGGGTCCCTGTGCGCCTGACAGTAATGGGAAGTCATAATGTGCTGAATGCCATGGTATCTCTTGCGGTGGCATCCGAGTGTGGTATTCCCATGGAGGAAGCTGCCAAATGTCTTCAGGAATTTACCGGTTTTAAGAACCGGCAGCAGATTTATTACGTGGGAGGCATGACCATTATTGACGATACATATAACGCAAGTCCTGTTTCCATGAAAGCGGGACTGGAGGTTCTGGGTTCCATCACAAAAGCGGAACGAAGGATCGCTGTACTGGCCGATATGAAGGAGCTGGGAGAAAAATCTCCCGAATACCATTATGAAATCGGAGAATACATTGCAGAGCATCCGGTATATGAGGTGGTGACCTTAGGAGAGCTGGCAGGGGAAATTGCCAGAGCCGTAAAGGAGCATGCTCCTCAGATTCTGGTAAAGGAATTCATGGAACCGGATGGGCTGGTGTCTTATTTAAAAGCGGAATTAAAGGAAGGGGACTGCGTGCTGTTTAAAGGCTCCAACAGCATGAAGCTCAGTCCGGTGGCGGAGGAGTTTTACTTGAACTGAGAGTCTTTTGGAGCCTGTTATGCCCAAAGGACATGGGCAGAAAAGAGGAAACCAATGGCAGAACGATTTGCCCGGATTATTATTGATATTTCCCATGAAAAGGTTGACAGAACCTTTGATTACCGGATTCCGGCAGAGCTTCTTGAGGAGGTTGCTGTTGGGTCCCTGGTTTTGATCCCTTTTGGAAAAGGGAATTCCATGCGGAAAGGATATGTGGTCGGAATTGCCGGTCATGCTGATTATGATTCGGATAAGATTAAGGAAATAGCAGGGATCGTGACGGATGGCGTATCAGCGGAGTCCCTGCTCATCTCCCTGGCATGGTGGCTGAAAGAGCAGTATGGGTCCACCATGAACCAGGCATTAAAAACCGTGCTTCCTGTGAAGCAAAAGGTGAGACCAAGGGAAAAAAAGGTGCTTAGAAGCCTTTTGGACCATTCTCAGCTTTTAAAAGCCTTAGAGGAGGCGGAAAAAAAGAGCTATAAGGCCAGGGCACGGCTTTTTCAGGCACTTTTGAAAAATTCCGTCATTCCCTATGAAATTGCAGTCAATCAGATGAACCTATCTGCAGCTACCTTAAAACCGGTTATTGAAAAGGGATACGTAAGCCTTGACCGTGAGGAGGTTTACAGAAATCCTGTTAAGGCAGAGGCAAAAGAAGGGCGCAGTGTGCTTTTAAATGAGGGGCAGCAAACCATTGTAGACAGCTTTTGTCTGGATTACTCTCAAAATATAAGAAAGACCTATTTGATTCACGGCATCACGGGAAGCGGTAAGACGGAGGTTTATATGGAATTGATCCAAAGGGTCATAAAGGATGGAAAGCAGGTGATCGTCCTCATTCCGGAGATCGCCCTGACCTACCAGACTGTCCTTCGTTTTTACGGAAGATTTGGAAACCGCGTGTCCATCATTAATTCAAGATTATCGGCAGGAGAACGGTATGACCAGTTTGAACGGGCAAGAAACGGGGATATTGATATCATGATCGGCCCCCGCTCGGCCCTGTTTACCCCCTTTTCCCGCCTCGGCCTGATTCTCATAGATGAAGAGCATGAAGGGGCTTACAAAAGCGAAGTATCCCCAAGATACCATGCCAGGGAGGTGGCTGTAAAAAGGGCTTCCATGCAGGGGGCATCCCTGGTTTTAGGCTCGGCAACCCCTTCCCTGGAGGCTTATACAAAAGCCCTTCAGGGAGAATACCGGCTTTTTTGCCTGACAGAACGGGCAAAAAAAGACAGCCGTCTTGCAGACGTATCTGTAGTGGACTTAAGGCAGGAGCTTAAGGAAGGCAACAA of the Lacrimispora indolis DSM 755 genome contains:
- a CDS encoding FtsK/SpoIIIE family DNA translocase, which produces MPETTKKRTTAKKGKNGRTRNSGAKKNVILPEPEFIHSEVVIIMSFLAASILFLSNFHLCGVVGDFLRSIQLGIFGSVGYIAPVLLFAGTAFYISNQGNPRAAFKLASFILALVSLCGFLQLLFGGKAGEGAGLADIYFEASVSGRGGGIIGGLLAGGLTSIIGVVGAYLVIGVLLVISAVCITEKSFVDIVKKGSGKAYRHAKENVDMHMELHAKRQEARRQLWEEQKLRGVNLDATKLEAAQEENYPEPAEEISNDLGEDIMAQADRLSALTAVETAEPNPADIFRGSISPVVENEEDIVPFDPDGGTGAFGEALEESSIYMKKEMRTLKEMEVVEEDVYPVEENDTFSIPQEPKQVVTASGKIIETDTEALQKKLEKKREGASKEDGLSVSQEIRQKQETVKVEYKFPPLSLLKKGKTSVFSDREYKDTAIKLQRTLQNFGVGVTVTNISCGPSVTRYELHPEQGVKVSKIVSLADDIKLSLAAADIRIEAPIPGKSAVGIEVPNKENQMVYLRDILEADGFQKHSSKIAFAVGKDIGGQVVVTDIAKMPHLLIAGATGSGKSVCINTLIMSIIFKADPEDVKLIMVDPKVVELSVYNGIPHLLLPVVTDPKKASGALNWAVAEMTDRYNKFAQYNVREIKGYNEKVESIKDIEDEDKPKKMPQIVIIIDELADLMMVAPGEVEDSICRLAQLARAAGIHLVIATQRPSVNVITGLIKANVPSRVAFAVSSGVDSRTIIDMNGAEKLLGKGDMLFYPAGYPKPMRVQGAFVSDSEVSKVVDFLTEQGMTPDYNPEVESMITSAPVGGETKGGGNDRDEYFVQAGKFIIEKDKASIGMLQRMFKIGFNRAARIMDQLAEAGVVGEEEGTKPRKVLMSLEEFDEMLSQGY
- a CDS encoding formate--tetrahydrofolate ligase, with protein sequence MRTDIEIAQEAAMLPIKDVAASYGISEDELELYGKYKAKLTDELWDRIKDRTDGKLVLVTAINPTPAGEGKTTTTVGLGQALGKMGKNAMIALREPSLGPCFGIKGGAAGGGYAQVVPMEDLNLHFTGDFHAITSANNLLAALLDNHIHQGNTLGIDTRQILWKRCLDMNDRALRNIVVGLGSKAEGFVREDHFVITVASEIMAILCLANDMEDLKERLGRIIVAYNYAGEPVTASQLNAVGAMAALLKDALKPNLIQTLEHTGAIVHGGPFANIAHGCNSVRATKTALKLADIVVTEAGFGADLGAEKFLDIKCRKAGLKPDAIVLVATVRALKYNGGVPKDQLKEENLDALEKGIVNLEKHIENMTKYGVPVIVTLNSFITDTEAEYRFVKKFCEERGCEFALSQVWEKGGEGGTELAEKVLYTLENKESSFAPLYPDEMGLEDKVAAVAREIYGANGVSYAPAALKAIRKFEEMGFGSLPVCMAKTQYSLSDDQTKLGRPEGFDITVRDAYVSAGAGFVVILTGAIMTMPGLPKKPAADNIDVNEDGVITGLF
- a CDS encoding UDP-N-acetylmuramoyl-L-alanyl-D-glutamate--2,6-diaminopimelate ligase; protein product: MKFKEWLKDLTYEVIQGSLDVDAEDVIYDSRKARKGVVFVCMKGTRTDSHDFIPDVVAAGTEILVLERRTEIPDGVTAVLVHNAREALALLAAARFGYPAEKMVTIGVTGTKGKTTTTHMIKTILEACGKKVGMIGTTGIVIGQEVTPTVNTTPESYELHQAFSRMAEAGCEYMVMEVSSQAFKMHRVDGIRFDYGLFTNISPDHIGPDEHKDFEEYLYYKSRIFSCCKVGIMNGDDDHWEEVIKDASCRLYSFSMEKKDTDFKAEAIRYIAQPDFVGLEFDIKGICELSVRVNIPGRFNVANALAAVSVLSFLGLPKENICHGLEHLNVNGRMEIVYASEKCTVIVDYAHNAVSMESLLSTLRDYHPKRLVCVFGCGGNRSKDRRISMGDSAGRLADFTIITADNSRYEKTEDIIADIRGSLEKTGGKFMEIPDRREAICYSITHAQPGDMIAIIGKGHEDYQEMNGVRYHFSDREEVLKAVDSQLSKEA
- the priA gene encoding replication restart helicase PriA; translated protein: MAERFARIIIDISHEKVDRTFDYRIPAELLEEVAVGSLVLIPFGKGNSMRKGYVVGIAGHADYDSDKIKEIAGIVTDGVSAESLLISLAWWLKEQYGSTMNQALKTVLPVKQKVRPREKKVLRSLLDHSQLLKALEEAEKKSYKARARLFQALLKNSVIPYEIAVNQMNLSAATLKPVIEKGYVSLDREEVYRNPVKAEAKEGRSVLLNEGQQTIVDSFCLDYSQNIRKTYLIHGITGSGKTEVYMELIQRVIKDGKQVIVLIPEIALTYQTVLRFYGRFGNRVSIINSRLSAGERYDQFERARNGDIDIMIGPRSALFTPFSRLGLILIDEEHEGAYKSEVSPRYHAREVAVKRASMQGASLVLGSATPSLEAYTKALQGEYRLFCLTERAKKDSRLADVSVVDLRQELKEGNKSIFSRNLKALMEDRLEKREQIMLFINRRGYANFVSCRSCGEAIRCPHCDVTLTLHNNSRLVCHYCGYSISMPDRCPSCSSPYIANFGVGTQKIEQMTKKMFPAARVLRMDLDTTSKKGGHEEILTAFSEGEADILIGTQMIVKGHDFPNVTLVGVLAADLSLNTPDYRSAERTFQLLTQAAGRAGRDFRSGDVVIQTYSPEHYSIVTAANQDYEAFYRQEMAYRRLMKYPPASGLLTVQFSSRQESLLSEAAAAAAGFIASLADQERVQVIGPVEASVYKINDIYRKILYLKQENYDILIKIRDQIDVFSEDHRSLFDQVMVQYDFS
- a CDS encoding ClpP family protease, which codes for MDERQNKPSDNTRKENLDEKKTEKDIEQKEDEKLEEYGQATLDDNANKRKIHLITIIGEVEGHENLSGNSKATKYDHILPKLAEIEDDDSVEGLLVLLNTSGGDVDAGLAIAEMIASLSVPTVSLVLGGSHSIGVPLAVCTDYSFIVPTGTMMIHPVRMTGMVIGASQTYEYFEMIQDRILSFVSNHAEIAYDQLKRLMLNTEMLTRDLGTVLVGEETVKEGLINEVGGIKDALKKLYELMETASR
- a CDS encoding UDP-N-acetylmuramoyl-tripeptide--D-alanyl-D-alanine ligase, producing the protein MVNMRVKEILSATGGRLLCGSEDTVLEHISIDSRTMKGNDLFVPIIGERQDAHRFIEQAFDNGAAAVLTSRHDAMDSARPWIRVEDTKKALQAIGSYYRDRLSLPLVGITGSVGKTTTREMVACALSARYSVYKTPGNHNSQVGVPITISEISPEDEIGVIELGMSEPRELTVIAKIAKIQMAVITNIGVTHIEQLGSQENIYREKLTIQDGLEKGGILFLNGDDRLLKATEAKEGCKTIYYGTGENCDYRALDVHLEEGFPAFTAAFGPNRVPVRLTVMGSHNVLNAMVSLAVASECGIPMEEAAKCLQEFTGFKNRQQIYYVGGMTIIDDTYNASPVSMKAGLEVLGSITKAERRIAVLADMKELGEKSPEYHYEIGEYIAEHPVYEVVTLGELAGEIARAVKEHAPQILVKEFMEPDGLVSYLKAELKEGDCVLFKGSNSMKLSPVAEEFYLN